The following proteins are encoded in a genomic region of Ornithodoros turicata isolate Travis chromosome 6, ASM3712646v1, whole genome shotgun sequence:
- the LOC135398477 gene encoding uncharacterized protein LOC135398477 has protein sequence MDLGMNIYPQYSIILMALVDHKYRFRYISVGAPGRCHDAHVYRRSQLSHIVASPLFQAPVALVAGTAVPPVILCDQAFPLTANLIKPFGHNTTLTDDKRNFNYHLSRARRIVENAFGRLKARFRYTAKRMDCDVNNARLVIRTCCILNNICEYFSDDVPQQWLTELQQDNVVFPQPSYTTGAAVGEGSSVRSALVEYYRQRN, from the exons ATGGATCTCGGCATGAACATTTATCCACA GTACAGCATCATTCTCATGGCTCTGGTGGACCACAAGTACCGGTTTAGATACATAAGTGTTGGTGCCCCTGGACGATGTCATGATGCTCATGTCTACCGAAGGTCACAACTGTCCCACATAGTGGCCAGTCCCCTTTTCCAAGCTCCAGTTGCCTTGGTAGCTGGAACGGCAGTTCCACCTGTAATACTCTGCGACCAGGCCTTTCCTTTAACAGCAAACCTGATCAAACCATTTGGACATAACACGACACTGACTGATGATAAACGAAATTTCAACTACCATCTCTCACGAGCAAGAAGAATAGTTGAAAACGCCTTTGGAAGGCTGAAGGCCAGATTCCGGTACACAGCAAAAAGGATGGACTGTGATGTGAACAATGCTCGCTTAGTCATCCGAACATGCTGCATACTAAACAACATCTGTGAATATTTCAGTGACGACGTCCCTCAGCAGTGGCTGACTGAACTGCAGCAGGACAATGTGGTATTCCCTCAGCCATCGTACACGACGGGAGCTGCAGTTGGAGAAGGTTCAAGTGTTAGATCGGCTTTGGTTGAGTACTATAGACAAAGGAACTGA